From a single Candidatus Omnitrophota bacterium genomic region:
- the purF gene encoding amidophosphoribosyltransferase, translating into MDKKEYCGIFGIYKHPLAVDLTYLGLYSLQHRGEESCGIAVSDGKNLKQLAGMGLVSDVFSEKSLHGLRGTNAIGHVRYSTTGSSILRNAQPFMINHNRHSVSIAHNGNLTNAVKLRRALEKEGAIFQTTMDSEIVLHLLVRSKKDTFEERLADALKKCDGAFSMLFLTKDKMVGVRDPHGFRPLCLGIKNGSYVMASETCSLDLIDAKFVREVEPGEVISISHDGMSSIKPFDAMKRSSCIFEFIYFARPDSHIFGDCVHNVRKRLGRKLAEEHPVDADIVMAIPDSGNEAALGYSERSGIPFEFGIIRNHYIGRTFIQPSQEMRKHGVKIKLNPIKDALKGKRVIVVEDSIVRGTTTGGRIRAIREAGVKEIHMRISCPPIRFPCFYGIDFPSSRELIANQLPSIDEIGRSIGVDSLKYISLDGMLEAVAGDKDGFCTACFSGDYPTKMGKRPAKSAFEKKAAAA; encoded by the coding sequence ATGGATAAGAAAGAATATTGCGGTATTTTCGGTATATACAAACACCCGCTGGCGGTGGATCTTACTTATCTCGGGCTATATTCTTTGCAGCACCGGGGAGAAGAGTCCTGCGGGATAGCGGTGTCAGACGGCAAGAACCTGAAACAGCTTGCCGGTATGGGGCTGGTCTCGGATGTCTTCAGCGAAAAATCGCTGCACGGGTTAAGGGGGACCAACGCCATAGGACATGTGCGATATTCGACCACGGGGTCAAGCATACTGCGTAACGCGCAGCCTTTCATGATCAATCATAACAGGCACAGTGTTTCTATAGCGCATAATGGGAACCTTACCAACGCGGTCAAGCTGAGGCGCGCGCTTGAAAAAGAAGGCGCTATTTTCCAGACCACGATGGACTCGGAGATAGTCCTTCATCTTCTTGTGAGGTCGAAAAAAGATACTTTTGAGGAAAGGCTCGCCGACGCGCTTAAGAAGTGTGACGGCGCGTTCTCCATGTTATTCCTCACGAAGGATAAAATGGTGGGGGTGCGCGACCCCCATGGGTTCCGGCCTTTATGTCTCGGCATAAAGAACGGCAGTTATGTAATGGCCAGTGAAACATGTTCTCTGGACCTTATAGACGCAAAATTCGTAAGGGAAGTGGAGCCGGGCGAGGTGATCTCGATATCGCATGACGGGATGAGCTCCATAAAGCCGTTCGATGCCATGAAACGATCTTCCTGTATATTCGAGTTCATATATTTCGCCAGGCCGGACAGCCATATTTTCGGTGATTGTGTGCATAATGTGCGAAAGAGGCTGGGACGCAAGCTGGCGGAAGAGCATCCTGTGGACGCGGATATCGTTATGGCCATACCGGATTCCGGGAATGAGGCAGCCCTGGGTTATTCGGAGAGAAGCGGGATACCCTTTGAGTTCGGGATAATAAGGAACCATTATATCGGACGCACGTTCATTCAGCCTTCACAGGAAATGAGGAAGCACGGGGTAAAAATAAAATTGAACCCGATAAAGGACGCCTTGAAGGGCAAAAGAGTGATCGTTGTGGAGGATTCCATCGTCAGGGGTACTACCACGGGCGGAAGGATACGTGCCATCAGGGAGGCCGGCGTCAAAGAGATACATATGAGGATAAGCTGTCCGCCTATCAGGTTCCCATGTTTTTATGGCATAGATTTTCCCAGTTCCAGGGAGCTTATCGCGAACCAGCTTCCATCCATAGATGAGATAGGGCGCTCCATCGGAGTGGACAGCCTGAAATATATAAGCCTTGATGGCATGCTCGAAGCGGTCGCGGGGGATAAGGACGGTTTCTGTACCGCTTGTTTTAGCGGTGATTATCCTACAAAGATGGGCAAACGTCCGGCGAAATCGGCGTTCGAGAAAAAGGCCGCGGCGGCCTGA
- the carB gene encoding carbamoyl-phosphate synthase large subunit, protein MPKREDIKSILIIGSGPIIIGQACEFDYSGAQACKALREEGYKVILVNSNPATIMTDPEMADRTYVEPITPEMVEKIIEKERPDALLPTLGGQTGLNTAMKLYESGVLEKYGVKMIGADSKAIKKAEDREEFKVAMQRIGLDLPRSGLAYTLEEAKHIAKEIGFPVIIRPSFTLGGTGGGIVSDWDEFEDTAARGLRNSMISEVLIEESITGWKEYELEVMRDRKDNVVIVCSIENLDPMGVHTGDSITVAPQQTLTDKEYQKMRDASIAIMREIGVETGGSNVQFAVNPDTGRMVVIEMNPRVSRSSALASKATGFPIAKFAAKLAVGYTLDEISNDITKETPASFEPTIDYCVVKIPRFTFEKFAAADPTLGIQMKSVGETMAIGRTFKEALQKGLRGLETGKSGLEYHKRSDMLTGEELDKKLIKPNAERLYYIKEALRRGYSVEKIFGFTSIDRWFLRNIEQIFVMENNFRAEFGGKGTKVLSEHPEGADILKMMKQCGFSDKQLSDMLGCRETEFRELRKKAGVVATYKLVDTCAAEFEAYTPYYYSTYEDECEVKRSDRKKIMILGGGPNRIGQGIEFDYCCCHASFALKEMGFETIMVNSNPETVSTDYDTSDKLYFEPLTFEDVMNIVDKERPDGVIVQFGGQTPLNLAERLGDAGMPIIGTTVDSIALAEDREQFKALLDKLGLKQPANDTATSYEEALAKAQTIGYPVVVRPSYVLGGRAMRIVYDKDALKDFMEEAVDVSPGHPILLDKFLQNAIEVDVDAVSDGKDTIVAGIMEHIEEAGIHSGDSACVLPPHTITDSVLDDIKVQTRQLAQALEIKGLMNIQYAVQGNDIFILEVNPRASRTVPFVSKATGVPLAKVASKIMAGAFLKDLNVPDPMQGLNYTSVKESVLPFTRFSGVDILLGPEMMSTGEVMGISETFGAAFVKAQVGAGQILPTKGKVFISVQDADKRNIVFPAKKLFDMGFHIVATGGTAKILKNNNIKVEVVKKIHEGTPNVMDLIRNGEIALLINTSYGKNPHKDGRAIRSAAVMRGIPCITTLSGAQASVNGIESMLRTEMTVKPLQDYYGANVHG, encoded by the coding sequence ATGCCTAAAAGGGAAGACATAAAAAGTATACTGATCATCGGGTCCGGACCGATCATAATCGGCCAGGCCTGTGAATTCGATTATTCCGGCGCGCAGGCCTGTAAAGCATTGAGGGAAGAGGGATATAAGGTAATACTCGTGAATTCCAATCCCGCTACTATCATGACGGACCCTGAAATGGCGGACAGGACATATGTCGAGCCGATCACCCCGGAGATGGTGGAGAAGATCATAGAAAAGGAGAGGCCGGACGCGCTCCTTCCTACGCTTGGCGGGCAGACGGGACTTAATACGGCTATGAAGCTCTACGAGAGCGGGGTATTGGAGAAGTACGGCGTTAAAATGATCGGAGCCGATTCTAAGGCGATAAAGAAAGCCGAGGACCGGGAAGAATTCAAGGTGGCAATGCAGCGTATCGGGCTGGATCTTCCCAGGAGTGGGCTTGCCTATACCTTGGAAGAGGCCAAGCACATCGCGAAAGAGATAGGTTTCCCTGTTATCATAAGACCCAGTTTTACTCTGGGGGGGACCGGTGGCGGCATAGTCTCGGACTGGGATGAATTCGAGGATACAGCGGCGCGTGGGCTCAGGAACAGCATGATAAGCGAGGTTCTGATAGAAGAATCCATAACCGGATGGAAGGAATATGAGCTTGAGGTAATGCGCGATAGGAAGGACAATGTCGTTATCGTATGCTCTATAGAGAACCTTGACCCCATGGGCGTACATACGGGGGACAGCATAACCGTGGCGCCGCAACAGACCCTGACAGATAAAGAATACCAGAAAATGAGGGATGCATCTATCGCCATAATGCGTGAGATAGGCGTGGAAACAGGAGGGTCTAACGTGCAGTTCGCGGTGAACCCGGATACAGGGCGAATGGTGGTCATAGAAATGAACCCAAGAGTCTCGCGCAGTTCCGCGCTGGCCAGTAAAGCCACAGGTTTTCCGATCGCTAAATTCGCCGCGAAACTGGCCGTAGGGTATACCCTCGATGAGATATCGAACGATATTACGAAGGAAACCCCGGCTTCGTTCGAGCCGACCATAGATTATTGTGTCGTGAAAATACCACGTTTTACCTTCGAAAAATTCGCGGCGGCCGATCCTACGCTGGGCATACAGATGAAATCCGTAGGAGAGACAATGGCTATCGGGCGGACTTTCAAGGAAGCCCTTCAGAAAGGTCTCAGGGGTCTGGAAACCGGGAAATCCGGGCTTGAATACCACAAGAGATCGGATATGTTGACCGGGGAAGAACTCGACAAAAAACTTATCAAACCCAATGCGGAGAGGCTTTATTACATTAAAGAAGCCTTGCGTAGGGGTTATTCCGTGGAAAAGATATTCGGATTCACTTCTATAGATCGCTGGTTCCTGCGTAACATCGAACAGATATTCGTCATGGAGAATAACTTCAGGGCTGAGTTCGGCGGGAAGGGGACAAAAGTCCTTTCAGAGCATCCTGAGGGGGCGGATATCCTCAAAATGATGAAACAATGCGGTTTCAGTGATAAACAGTTGTCTGACATGCTGGGGTGCCGGGAGACAGAGTTCCGTGAACTCAGGAAGAAGGCGGGAGTTGTGGCCACGTATAAGCTGGTCGATACCTGCGCGGCCGAGTTCGAGGCATATACCCCTTATTACTATTCCACATATGAGGACGAGTGTGAGGTAAAACGGTCCGACAGGAAAAAGATCATGATCCTTGGCGGAGGACCCAACAGGATCGGACAAGGCATAGAGTTCGATTACTGCTGTTGCCACGCGTCGTTCGCCCTGAAAGAAATGGGATTCGAGACCATCATGGTCAATTCCAATCCCGAGACGGTCAGCACCGATTATGATACTTCCGACAAGTTGTATTTTGAGCCGTTGACATTCGAGGATGTAATGAATATCGTCGATAAGGAAAGGCCGGATGGTGTTATAGTGCAATTCGGGGGGCAGACGCCGCTTAACCTGGCTGAACGGTTGGGTGATGCCGGCATGCCGATAATAGGCACTACGGTAGATTCCATAGCGCTTGCCGAGGACAGGGAACAGTTCAAAGCGCTTTTGGACAAGCTGGGGCTGAAACAGCCAGCTAATGACACGGCCACTTCATATGAGGAGGCGCTAGCCAAGGCGCAGACGATCGGTTATCCAGTAGTAGTGCGTCCTTCATATGTGCTGGGCGGCCGGGCCATGAGAATAGTCTACGACAAGGACGCGTTAAAGGATTTTATGGAGGAAGCGGTCGACGTTTCCCCGGGACACCCCATACTTCTGGACAAGTTCCTTCAGAACGCCATAGAGGTCGACGTTGACGCGGTTTCGGACGGTAAAGATACGATAGTAGCCGGGATAATGGAGCATATCGAGGAAGCCGGCATACATTCGGGTGATTCCGCGTGTGTGCTGCCGCCGCATACCATTACGGACAGTGTTCTTGACGATATAAAGGTCCAGACAAGGCAGCTTGCGCAAGCTCTTGAAATAAAAGGACTTATGAATATACAGTACGCGGTGCAGGGGAACGATATCTTCATACTGGAAGTAAATCCGCGCGCGTCAAGGACCGTGCCGTTCGTTTCTAAGGCCACGGGAGTACCGCTGGCCAAGGTCGCATCCAAGATAATGGCGGGGGCCTTTCTCAAGGACCTGAACGTTCCTGACCCGATGCAAGGGTTGAATTACACCAGCGTCAAGGAATCAGTTCTCCCTTTTACGCGTTTTTCCGGGGTAGATATACTTCTGGGGCCGGAGATGATGTCTACCGGAGAGGTGATGGGTATCTCCGAGACATTTGGCGCCGCTTTCGTCAAGGCGCAGGTCGGGGCGGGGCAGATACTCCCGACAAAGGGGAAGGTCTTCATCTCTGTCCAGGACGCGGACAAGCGCAATATCGTGTTCCCCGCGAAAAAACTTTTTGATATGGGTTTCCATATTGTGGCCACCGGTGGGACAGCTAAAATACTGAAGAACAACAACATCAAGGTGGAAGTGGTAAAAAAGATACATGAAGGAACGCCTAACGTGATGGACCTGATCCGTAACGGAGAGATAGCCCTTCTTATAAACACTTCTTACGGCAAGAACCCACATAAGGATGGCAGGGCAATAAGGAGCGCCGCGGTCATGCGGGGCATACCGTGTATAACGACACTTTCCGGCGCGCAAGCGTCAGTTAATGGCATTGAGTCCATGTTGAGGACAGAGATGACCGTGAAGCCTCTTCAGGACTATTATGGAGCGAATGTACATGGATAA